One window from the genome of Dermacentor silvarum isolate Dsil-2018 chromosome 7, BIME_Dsil_1.4, whole genome shotgun sequence encodes:
- the LOC125946543 gene encoding uncharacterized protein LOC125946543, whose product MRASLAMPRHVGPSCSDLDAVEARHELDKGRRSQASSAASTSAVATAGSPPTAEAERSGPGPIGGESGWASAISKEAIWVLGIVVALCLLLVALVYLNLSHRAGM is encoded by the exons ATGAGAGCGTCCTTGGCGATGCCTCGCCACGTGGGACCCTCCTGCTCGGACCTGGACGCGGTCGAGGCACGCCACGAGCTCGACAAAGGACGCCGTTCTCAGGCCTCGTCAGCGGCCAGCACATCCGCTGTGGCCACAG CGGGCTCCCCTCCGAcggccgaagccgagagaagcgGACCTGGCCCCATAGGTGGCGAGTCCGGCTGGGCGTCCGCAATCTCCAAGGAGGCCATCTGGGTGCTGGGCATCGTGGTGGCGCTGTGCCTGCTGCTCGTGGCGCTCGTCTACCTCAACCTGAGCCACAGGGCGGGGATGTGA